A single region of the Govania unica genome encodes:
- a CDS encoding MFS transporter: protein MAGTVQKNTPYAWYVAILLSSAHLISFIDRFVMSLVLVPIKTELGLSDTQLGLLHGTGFVILYTVAAIPLGRMADLGNRRNLIIGGILIWSLATTACGLANSFNSLFAARIAVGFGEAALVPAAMSLIAAYFSREKLSRAVGTFTMGASLGKSVALIIGGATLAWLVTRGGLALPGMMHASPWQGLFILASLPGVAVALLLLTVREPARVREAHHAKPSVREVFAYINGQRPAYLWHTIASAAAILLVQSYAAWAPTFYIRFFAFTPAEAGLAVGMVVLVAGPLGHITGGYLTDKFQARGVTGAPGLVIGSMLVLAILPAVIFCTTRNQTLSLAAYGLLTFCTTAAAPPGLSGIQLITPERLRGIMSACFLAAVTFIAIGMGPTLIGIMTDKLFGNEQALGSSLLLATIVFAIFGAVAARMSRAPAKVALAALAEA, encoded by the coding sequence ATGGCCGGGACAGTGCAAAAAAATACTCCCTACGCATGGTATGTGGCGATCCTGCTGTCGTCGGCCCATCTTATTTCCTTCATCGACCGTTTTGTCATGAGCCTTGTGCTTGTGCCCATCAAGACCGAGCTTGGGCTGAGCGATACCCAGCTCGGCCTGTTGCATGGCACCGGGTTCGTGATCCTTTACACCGTGGCGGCCATCCCGCTTGGCCGCATGGCCGATCTGGGCAACCGCCGCAATCTGATCATCGGCGGCATTCTGATCTGGAGCTTGGCCACCACCGCCTGCGGACTGGCCAATTCCTTCAACAGCCTGTTCGCAGCCCGGATCGCCGTCGGATTTGGCGAGGCGGCGCTGGTCCCGGCCGCCATGTCCCTGATCGCCGCCTATTTCTCGCGCGAGAAACTTTCGCGAGCAGTCGGCACTTTCACCATGGGGGCGTCGCTTGGTAAGTCGGTCGCCCTGATTATTGGCGGTGCGACGCTCGCCTGGCTCGTGACCCGCGGCGGACTTGCATTGCCCGGCATGATGCATGCGTCGCCCTGGCAGGGGCTTTTCATCCTGGCAAGCCTTCCGGGCGTCGCGGTAGCGCTGTTGCTTCTGACCGTTCGCGAACCGGCCCGGGTGCGCGAGGCCCATCACGCGAAACCGAGCGTGCGTGAAGTTTTCGCCTATATCAACGGGCAACGTCCAGCCTATCTCTGGCATACGATCGCGTCCGCCGCCGCCATCCTGCTGGTTCAATCCTATGCCGCCTGGGCCCCGACATTTTATATCCGCTTTTTCGCCTTCACTCCCGCCGAGGCCGGCCTTGCCGTCGGAATGGTCGTGCTGGTGGCGGGCCCGCTCGGGCATATCACCGGCGGCTATCTCACCGATAAATTTCAGGCCCGCGGCGTCACCGGCGCACCGGGGCTCGTGATCGGCAGCATGTTGGTTTTGGCGATCCTGCCTGCGGTTATATTCTGCACCACACGCAACCAGACCCTGTCGCTCGCCGCCTATGGCTTGCTGACCTTTTGCACCACCGCCGCAGCGCCGCCCGGACTTTCGGGTATTCAGCTGATCACCCCCGAACGGTTGCGCGGCATCATGAGCGCCTGTTTCCTCGCTGCCGTCACCTTCATCGCGATCGGCATGGGGCCGACGCTGATCGGGATTATGACCGATAAACTCTTCGGCAATGAACAGGCCCTTGGCTCATCATTGCTGCTTGCAACCATTGTCTTTGCGATCTTTGGCGCCGTAGCCGCCAGGATGAGTCGCGCTCCTGCAAAGGTCGCACTCGCGGCGCTCGCCGAAGCATAG
- a CDS encoding SDR family NAD(P)-dependent oxidoreductase, which produces MSDFTGKIALVTGGSSGIGATIAEALGARGATVAVVASSNPAKAATVVDAITKAGGTARAYAVDVRDDVAVAKLFETVTADFGGLDILVNAAGVFLPSPIGETARDSLDKMIDINIKGTWNCLQAATPILKARGGGKVLNFASVAGTIGVKGFALYSASKAAIVMLTRTAGADLAPFGINVNAVAPGNTETPMNEAMRNAPEMADMLDGMKRMTPSGVTFSKPQEIAAAALYLLSDAARPVFGSTLVIDEGISAAIG; this is translated from the coding sequence ATGTCAGACTTCACAGGAAAAATTGCGCTGGTCACCGGGGGAAGCTCCGGCATCGGAGCCACCATCGCCGAAGCCCTTGGGGCGCGCGGTGCCACGGTCGCCGTGGTCGCAAGTTCGAACCCGGCCAAGGCGGCGACTGTGGTCGACGCCATCACCAAGGCAGGTGGTACGGCCCGCGCCTATGCGGTCGACGTGCGCGATGACGTCGCCGTGGCCAAACTTTTTGAAACCGTGACGGCCGATTTCGGCGGGCTTGATATTCTGGTCAATGCGGCCGGCGTATTTCTGCCGAGCCCGATCGGAGAGACGGCTCGCGACAGCCTCGACAAGATGATCGACATCAATATCAAGGGCACCTGGAATTGCCTTCAGGCGGCAACGCCGATCCTGAAAGCCCGTGGCGGCGGCAAGGTCCTGAATTTCGCATCGGTCGCTGGCACCATCGGCGTCAAAGGCTTTGCTTTGTATTCCGCGAGCAAGGCAGCCATTGTCATGCTGACCCGTACTGCCGGGGCCGATCTCGCACCTTTCGGGATCAACGTAAACGCCGTCGCACCGGGCAATACTGAAACTCCCATGAATGAAGCCATGCGCAACGCGCCTGAAATGGCTGACATGCTCGACGGCATGAAACGCATGACCCCAAGCGGCGTAACCTTCTCGAAACCGCAGGAAATCGCCGCCGCCGCGCTTTATCTTTTGTCCGATGCGGCACGTCCGGTTTTCGGCTCGACGCTCGTTATCGACGAAGGCATCTCGGCGGCGATCGGGTAA
- a CDS encoding serine hydrolase domain-containing protein, whose protein sequence is MTTEAPILIHGTCDPAFAGLRETLRDNFATRGEVGAAVAVYHHGRLVADLWGGIADPQSATPWDRDSIVCMMSVGKGMAALCLYRLIDRGAVDLDAPVACYWPDFAQNGKDGITIRMLLGGKAGLVYADAAPAGSAFNWDVMCQALAVQKPEWEPGTQGAYHSMTAGILFGEIIRRVDGRTVDVFFQEEIAGPLGVDFQFGLDDTDIERVATIIPNPQSVTLNAINDSTSKLGRAWRIMPSKADFFNTDSFRRGVFPSANGHGNARAVARVFAALGNGGSLDGYHLLSPALIDILRSLSWEGDCGLLDRRFRYGHGFFLSNELAPFGSNPRAFGHPGVGGAIGFSDPEAGLAFSYSPNFMCSGGGAGDRCEALIAATFACIAPV, encoded by the coding sequence ATGACAACAGAAGCCCCAATCCTGATCCATGGCACATGCGACCCGGCCTTCGCCGGATTGCGTGAGACCTTGCGGGACAATTTCGCAACCCGTGGCGAAGTCGGGGCTGCCGTCGCGGTCTATCACCATGGTCGGCTTGTGGCTGATCTCTGGGGCGGCATCGCCGATCCTCAGAGCGCAACGCCGTGGGATCGGGACAGCATTGTCTGCATGATGTCGGTGGGCAAGGGCATGGCGGCGCTCTGCCTTTATCGTCTGATCGATCGTGGCGCAGTTGACCTTGATGCCCCGGTTGCCTGTTACTGGCCGGACTTCGCGCAAAACGGCAAGGACGGCATCACCATCCGCATGCTGCTTGGCGGCAAAGCCGGACTGGTCTATGCCGATGCCGCACCGGCGGGCTCGGCCTTCAATTGGGACGTTATGTGCCAGGCGCTCGCGGTCCAGAAACCCGAATGGGAACCGGGCACGCAAGGGGCCTATCATTCCATGACGGCAGGCATTCTGTTCGGCGAAATCATCCGCCGTGTTGACGGCCGAACGGTGGATGTTTTCTTCCAGGAGGAAATCGCCGGGCCGCTTGGCGTTGATTTTCAATTCGGTCTCGATGACACCGACATAGAACGCGTCGCCACCATCATTCCGAACCCGCAAAGCGTCACCCTCAACGCCATCAATGACAGCACGAGCAAGCTTGGACGGGCCTGGCGCATCATGCCGTCGAAGGCTGATTTCTTTAATACCGACAGCTTCCGGCGCGGTGTGTTTCCGTCGGCAAACGGTCATGGCAATGCGCGGGCGGTGGCACGGGTTTTTGCGGCGCTTGGGAATGGCGGAAGCCTTGACGGTTATCATCTGCTGTCCCCTGCCCTGATTGACATCTTAAGAAGCCTGTCATGGGAAGGCGATTGCGGACTGCTTGACCGCCGCTTCCGGTATGGCCACGGATTTTTTCTCAGCAACGAGCTTGCCCCCTTTGGCTCGAACCCGCGCGCCTTCGGGCATCCGGGTGTGGGTGGCGCGATTGGCTTCAGCGATCCCGAAGCCGGTCTCGCCTTCAGCTACAGCCCGAATTTCATGTGTTCCGGCGGTGGTGCCGGTGACCGTTGTGAAGCGCTGATCGCCGCAACCTTCGCCTGCATCGCCCCAGTTTAA
- a CDS encoding serine hydrolase domain-containing protein: MTETPTTHIDGSCDPAFSHVRDVFSENFRSRGEIGAAVCVYKDGRKVVDLWGGIANPDTGTPWQENTISCMMSVGKSMTALALLMLVDRGLVDLEAPVARYWPEFAQNGKETITVRTLVSGLAALIYADGAPDGSAYDWDIVCTALAAQKPEWEPGTQGAYHSVTCGYLLGEIVRRVDGRMIDVFFREEIAGPLGIDYGFGVAEADLPRVADIIPNPASVTLTQTQDPTTKLGRAWRIRPKSASPYNTHEYRTAVFPSSNGHGNARAIARAYALLGNGGTLDGVRLLSPALIEDIRTESWRGICGMTDRPFRYGLGFFLNYPPMLPFGSNARAFGHPGAGGAIGIADPEAGLAMSYNPNLMCAGAGVGDRCEALVEAVLGKQAVIAS; the protein is encoded by the coding sequence ATGACTGAGACCCCGACCACTCACATCGACGGCAGTTGCGATCCCGCGTTTTCTCACGTGCGGGACGTGTTCAGCGAAAATTTCCGCAGTCGCGGAGAAATCGGTGCTGCCGTTTGCGTCTATAAAGACGGACGCAAAGTGGTCGATCTCTGGGGCGGGATCGCCAATCCTGATACCGGCACGCCATGGCAGGAAAACACCATCAGTTGCATGATGTCTGTTGGAAAATCCATGACGGCGCTGGCGCTTTTGATGCTGGTGGATCGGGGCCTTGTTGATCTTGAGGCCCCGGTCGCCCGCTATTGGCCTGAATTCGCCCAGAACGGCAAGGAGACCATCACGGTCCGCACGCTGGTGTCTGGCCTTGCAGCTTTGATTTATGCCGATGGCGCTCCGGATGGCTCGGCTTATGACTGGGATATCGTCTGCACGGCGCTGGCTGCTCAGAAACCCGAATGGGAACCGGGCACCCAAGGCGCTTATCATTCCGTCACCTGCGGATATCTTCTGGGCGAGATCGTGCGCCGGGTGGATGGCCGCATGATTGATGTTTTCTTCCGCGAGGAAATCGCCGGGCCGCTTGGCATTGATTACGGTTTTGGCGTCGCCGAGGCAGATTTGCCGCGTGTGGCCGACATTATCCCGAACCCCGCCAGTGTCACTCTGACCCAGACCCAGGATCCTACGACCAAGCTTGGCCGCGCCTGGCGGATACGTCCGAAATCCGCCTCCCCCTATAACACCCATGAATACCGTACGGCGGTTTTTCCGTCTTCGAACGGTCATGGCAATGCCCGTGCCATTGCGCGCGCTTATGCGCTTTTGGGAAATGGCGGCACGCTTGACGGTGTGCGCCTGCTGTCGCCGGCACTGATCGAGGATATTCGCACGGAAAGCTGGCGCGGCATCTGCGGCATGACCGACCGGCCGTTCCGCTATGGCCTCGGATTTTTTCTGAATTATCCACCCATGCTTCCGTTCGGCAGCAATGCGCGCGCCTTCGGTCATCCGGGTGCAGGCGGCGCTATCGGCATCGCCGACCCTGAAGCCGGGCTTGCCATGAGCTATAATCCGAACCTGATGTGTGCGGGCGCAGGCGTTGGCGACCGCTGCGAAGCCCTGGTCGAAGCCGTTCTTGGCAAACAGGCCGTTATTGCGTCATGA
- a CDS encoding TonB-dependent receptor has translation MMKQTSRKAILTGTTAILLSTSAAFAAEPATGSAAADQFRIDEIIVTGSKMGATNLQETPIAITAFSAEILEKTGIKDIRDLAGSTPNLMVAQNGAFAQLYIRGIGSNNTFAGSDPSTTVNMDGVYIARPGAVFNNFMDVERIEVLRGPQGTLYGRNAVGGTINVISRLPTNEFHAKVQGTVGNYNLFRGEGYISGPIIEDKLFASISAMGSKHNGYFENIVPSGNDRGSENTWGTRAQIRALPTDNLEIIVRADYLKDTGHFVGNQALLLPFRPTGATGPVDPVTESIRGDWHKVALDTPSVTDRFILGTSGEINYTISEAAVLKSLTAYRKSHLDYTSDTDATDLHRQITLQQELQHQFSQEFNLTGKIDALKYVAGLYYFQEHIDAYSTVTAYNTNRVTNPAPIVDTKAWAGFAQATYDITDKFSATAGIRYTDEKKDFDQYLNIFTQTTGVSLAGYPTHYLRSGKYKAWTPKFGLDYHVTEDVMLYASATKGFKSGGFNFSSANKSQGFAPETLWSYEAGFKSEFADHRVRFNGTGFYYDYKNLQVQSFLMPGVTDITNASNATVKGIELELQTRPIEGLDIGGSLTYLKAVYKDYPKAPIPGAPLVFDPVLNMNVAATMDASGNYLNSSPKWTYNLYAQYTMDFGDKGTAFVRGEYGFKARQFFTVVNDNVQTMPNYDLINASIGYTSPDQRWQVIAYGRNLSNTQYLVSTGSFTAVPAGTPGDPRTFGLRLSYAY, from the coding sequence ATGATGAAACAGACAAGCAGAAAAGCAATTCTGACCGGAACGACGGCCATATTGCTCAGCACAAGCGCCGCCTTTGCAGCAGAGCCCGCCACAGGCTCCGCAGCAGCGGATCAATTCCGGATTGATGAAATCATCGTAACCGGCAGCAAGATGGGCGCAACCAACCTTCAGGAAACGCCAATCGCCATCACGGCGTTCTCGGCGGAAATTCTTGAAAAAACCGGCATCAAGGATATCCGCGATCTCGCCGGATCGACACCGAACCTGATGGTTGCCCAGAATGGCGCTTTTGCGCAGCTTTACATTCGCGGCATCGGCTCGAACAACACGTTCGCCGGATCGGACCCAAGCACAACCGTGAATATGGACGGCGTTTATATCGCTCGCCCAGGCGCGGTGTTCAACAATTTCATGGATGTCGAACGCATCGAAGTTCTGCGCGGTCCGCAAGGCACACTTTATGGCCGAAACGCGGTCGGTGGCACCATCAACGTCATCTCACGCCTGCCCACAAATGAATTCCATGCCAAGGTACAGGGAACAGTCGGAAATTATAATCTGTTCCGTGGCGAAGGCTATATCAGCGGCCCGATCATTGAAGATAAACTGTTTGCCAGCATCTCGGCCATGGGCAGCAAGCATAACGGTTATTTCGAGAACATCGTCCCATCCGGCAATGACCGCGGCAGCGAAAACACCTGGGGCACACGGGCGCAGATTCGCGCCTTGCCTACGGACAATCTTGAAATCATCGTCCGCGCTGATTACCTGAAAGACACCGGACATTTCGTCGGCAATCAGGCACTGCTGCTGCCGTTCCGGCCCACAGGCGCAACTGGTCCTGTGGATCCTGTAACGGAAAGCATTCGTGGCGACTGGCATAAAGTCGCGCTCGACACACCAAGCGTAACTGATCGCTTCATCTTGGGCACCTCTGGTGAAATCAACTACACCATCTCCGAGGCCGCTGTCCTCAAATCACTGACGGCTTATCGCAAAAGCCATCTGGACTATACAAGCGACACCGACGCGACCGATCTGCATCGTCAGATCACGCTCCAACAAGAACTGCAGCATCAGTTTTCCCAGGAATTCAATCTGACTGGTAAAATCGACGCCCTCAAATATGTCGCCGGCCTGTATTATTTCCAGGAACATATCGACGCCTACTCGACCGTTACGGCCTACAATACCAATCGCGTGACAAATCCGGCTCCGATCGTCGACACCAAGGCATGGGCCGGCTTTGCACAGGCCACCTATGACATCACCGATAAATTCTCAGCCACGGCCGGTATTCGCTACACCGATGAGAAAAAAGATTTCGACCAGTATCTGAATATCTTTACCCAGACCACAGGTGTTTCCCTTGCTGGCTACCCTACTCACTATCTGAGAAGCGGAAAATATAAAGCCTGGACGCCGAAATTCGGTCTTGATTATCATGTCACAGAAGACGTGATGCTTTATGCGTCGGCAACCAAGGGCTTCAAGTCCGGCGGCTTCAATTTCTCAAGCGCGAATAAGTCACAAGGCTTTGCACCGGAAACCCTCTGGAGCTACGAAGCTGGCTTTAAAAGCGAGTTTGCTGACCACCGTGTCCGTTTCAATGGCACCGGGTTCTACTATGACTATAAGAACCTTCAAGTTCAGTCCTTCCTGATGCCGGGCGTCACCGACATCACCAACGCCTCGAACGCGACCGTCAAGGGTATTGAACTCGAACTGCAGACAAGGCCGATTGAGGGTCTCGATATCGGCGGGTCGCTGACTTATCTTAAGGCTGTCTATAAGGATTATCCCAAAGCGCCGATCCCAGGTGCGCCGTTGGTCTTCGATCCTGTGCTGAATATGAATGTCGCGGCGACCATGGACGCTTCGGGCAACTATCTGAACTCGTCTCCGAAATGGACCTATAATCTTTACGCACAATATACGATGGATTTCGGTGACAAAGGTACTGCCTTTGTCCGCGGTGAATATGGTTTTAAAGCCCGCCAGTTCTTCACCGTCGTCAATGACAATGTCCAGACCATGCCCAACTATGATCTGATCAATGCCAGCATCGGCTACACCTCGCCGGATCAGCGCTGGCAGGTTATTGCCTACGGTCGTAACCTTTCAAACACGCAGTATCTGGTTTCGACCGGATCCTTCACTGCGGTTCCAGCCGGTACGCCGGGTGACCCGCGCACCTTCGGTCTTCGTTTGAGCTACGCTTACTAA